TAACAAATCAGGATTTAGCAATGCTAAACCCTGAGCGACTCCTGAATTTTTGCCTAAAATTGTTAGGCTTCGTCGTAAGCCTCTAAATCTAAGAGGTGGATATAGGCTTCAACTAACTCTGGACGCTGAAAAGCAATTGCCCGCAGTAGATGCCAATCATTCAAACCCTCAAAAGCATTACTATAATTATCTAGTTCCAGACGTGTAGCCAAATCCCTTACCTCTGTTGTCGTCATAGCAGAAATTTCTGTTTTGGAAATGCTTAGAGTTTTCATAAGACCTCGCGGTATGCGGGAAACTCAGTCCCTTTAGGGCTGAGAGGGAAGTGACACGGGCGGTTTTAACCGCATTGAATCTTAAATTTTAGTCAGGTTTTTTGATTGGAAACCTGAAAAACCAACTCCCATTTCTGGGGTAATGTTAGCTTCGACCAGTTATAAGAGCTTGTTTTGCTGGCAACACTGTTCCAGTGACCTTAGAACTGTTTAATCACAAGCGACAGAGCAGGGAACTAGCTTCGCATTCCGGGGTGTCGTGACTCAAATAACGGCTACCTATTTCTAGGTGGTCTGGTCAGTACAGCTTGTTTGATTTCTCTTGCAAGCTCAGTCCCTTTAGGGCTGGGTTACTGACAATGCTTGCCCCTCCCTTTTGCAGAGCTTACATTCAGCTTAGGGTGGAGTTGTTTCCACCTGTTCTATCTTACTCATTAATGAGCATTAAATTTGTAAAAATTCTTCTGAATTCTACCGAATTTTATAAATTTTTTGTAACTTTAGCTAACCAATTGTGTTGATAACAAAAGTTCGTAGCACTTCTAACATTTGTAAATTAATTTCATGTCCCATGGCAAATTCATGATATTCCACTGCTACTCCTAGAGATTTTGCCACGTCTCTCGACTTAATCGCCGCTTGCAGAGGAACAACTTCATCCTGTGTACCGTGCATGATTAATGTAGGCGGAAAATTGCCTTGATTCAGCGTTGCCACAGCAGGATGTAAATACCCACTCATTACCACTAAACCAGCTAAGGGTAAGCTTAATCCTACATCTAAAGTCATCGCTCCACCTTGAGAAAATCCGCTCAAAATCGTGCGTGATAACGGCACACCTGTATTACTTTCTAAAGATTTCAACCAATCTATGAGTAATTGTTTACTTTCTGTTAGTCCATCATACATATTTTCTGCCCGCAGGTCATACCATGCCCTACCCATATCACCATGAGGATAAGGATAGGGGGCATTTGGCAGCAGAAATTCGTACTCAGGTAAATTGACATGAGGTATTAAAGATGCTACATCCTGAGCATTTGCACCCCAACCATGTAAAGTGACGATTAAAGCATCCGGTGCTTGTCCTGTGGGTGGAGAAACCCTGATAAAGTCTAATGTTTGAGTCATGAGTAATTGAGTTAAAAATTCAAACAGATACAGTATACCGCGTCTTAATCTAGTACATATTTCTCAACTTTTTTAGCTGTTCTGAATGTTTCTTTATAATCGTTTCCAAGTAAGTTCTTTACTAACTTCATCCCATTTCCAGCGCAATAAATGGGCGGGTTGATTAGCGGCAAATATTGGTAAATTAATAGCTTGTCTGGGTGCGTCTGTAGCTAGACTAATGGCGGTTTCTACATCACAAATCCCCCACTTCACCAAATTTTGTACTCCCACTAATAAGGGTAGGGTTGTTCCCGTTAAAGTCCCATCTTGTAATCTGGCTGTACCATTGATTACTTCAATTTGTCGGTTATCCCAAGGATAAATCCCATCAGGTAGTCCTAAAGGTGCAAGGGCATCACTAACAATAAATAACCCTTCACTGGCACGCAGAAGAATTTTTAATATCATCGGATCAACGTGCTGACCATCGGCAATAAAAGCACAGAAGACATGAGGATCGTTCATGGCTGCACCTAATAACCCTGGTTCACGGTGGTGTAAGGGTGGCATAGCATTGAAGGCGTGGGTGATCATTGTTGCCCCTTGAGCAAAGGCTGCTTGGGCTTCGGCTGCGGTGGCTTGAGAATGTCCTAAGCTGACAGTAATTCCCAAGGAACGTAAATAAGGGATCACTTTACCTGTGCTATCTAATTCTGGTGCTAGGGTGATGACTTTGACTAGATGGGCATAGTCACCTAGTACCCGTTTAACTTGATCAAGGGTGAGAGGCAGAAGATATTCGGCTGGATGTGCGCCGCGTTTGTAGTAGTTTAAGAATGGACCTTCGAGATGGACTCCCAGAATTTGGGCAGATGTATCAGAATTGGGGGTATAATTAGCTAATATAGCAAGCGATCGCTGAATATTTTCGATAGAGGTTGTCACTAAGGTTGGTAAATAACCATCAACTCCTGCTTCCCAGAGAAATGAGGAGATTTTTGGTAACATATAGGAGTTTTCTGCTGTTAATTCAGGAAATGCTAACCCCAGTCCACCATTAATTTGTAAATCTACACCACCTAAAGAAATCCAGTCTCCAGCCACATCTGAAACTTGTAACTCCTGTGGTACAAATTTTCCCCATGCTGTATTCATGGGCATAATTTGCTCAATTATGCCTTCTTGGTTGACTAAGATTCTCTGTAAATCTTGATAACCGGGTACTTTTGCATTGATAATATCTACATTTGCCAGCATGGGTGTTATTTTAGTCAGTTGTTAGTTGTTAGTTGTCATTGGTAAACTTCTTACCTGTTCCCTGTTCCCTATTCCCTAATTGTATGAGTCTCGAAATTGGTATTATTATGGGTAGCGATTCCGATTTGCCTACCATGAAGGATGCGATCGCTATTTGCGAAGAATTTGGTATTGTATGTGAAGTTGCCATTGTCTCTGCCCATCGTACCCCAGAACGGATGGTTGAATATGCAAAAACTGCACATCAACGCGGGATTAAAGTAATTATTGCTGGTGCTGGTGGTGCGGCTCATCTCCCTGGTATGGTAGCATCTTTAACTCCTTTACCTGTGATTGGTGTTCCTGTCGCTACTCGAAATTTACAAGGTGTGGATTCTTTATATTCTATAGTGCAAATGCCAGCAGGAATACCCGTCGCGACTGTCGCCATTGGTAATGCGAAAAATGCTGGACTTTTGGCTGTGCAAATTCTCGCCACGTACCAACCGGAATTACTCCAAAAAGTTCAGGCTTATCGGCAAAGTCTATGTAATATGGTCATGGAAAAGCAAATAAAATTAGATCAGCTTGGATATGAACAATATTTGCAGCAATAGATATTCATACATTCTGAACTAGGCTAGTGCAAGTCGCGGAACCATACAGACAAAACCCACCTATTCCTTCAGTCCCGTAAGGGATACGTGGGTTTCAAATTCTTTTAGTCCGCGGCGGTGGACTTTGTTTGTTTAGCTGCGATTTATAATCGCCAGGACTTGATGCGATAACAAATATAAACATAGCTCTATATTAAGCCGTGAACCCTCCTATTAACACCTCAGCTCAAACCCAAAATCGCAAAGCAGATCACATCCGGATTTGTTTAGAAGATAATGTCCAATCTCCAGAAATCACTACTGGCTTAGAAAAATATCGCTTTACTCATGTTTGTTTACCGGAACTTGATGGTAAAGATATTGATGTGAGTACGACTTTTCTGGAAAAACATCTAAATGCACCGTTATTAATTTCCTCCATGACTGGAGGCACAGAACAAGCGGGAATTATTAACCGTCGTTTGGCTGAAGTCGCCCAAAAATACAAATTAGCAATGGGTGTAGGATCTGTACGAGTAGCGGTGGAAAAACCTCAAGTTGCGGATACTTTCGCCGTTCGTAAATATGCGCCTGATATTCTCCTCTTTGCTAACTTAGGCGCGGTGCAGCTTAATTATCAATACGGCATTGATGAATGTTTGCGAATTATTGATATTACTGAAGCTGATGCTTTGATTTTACACATTAATCCTTTGCAGGAATTTATTCAACCCAGGGGTGATACCAATTTTCTGGGTTTGCTTGACAAGATTCAGGATTTATGTATTAAGTTGCCAGTTCCTGTAATTGCCAAGGAAGTAGGTAATGGGATTTCAGCGACAATGGCAGAAAAACTCATAGCCGCTGGAGTTCAAGCTATTGATGTCGCTGGTGCTGGTGGTACGTCTTGGGCTTTGGTTGAAGGTGAACGGGCAGAAACTTCCTTACAGCGGCGGTTAGGGCAAACATTTGGAGATTGGGGTATACCCACAGCCGATTGTATTACCAGTATTCGGACCCATGATCCCAATATTCCGTTAATTGCTTCCGGGGGCTTACGTCATGGTTTAGATGTAGCCAAAGCGATCGCTTTAGGGGCAGATATTGCTGGTTTAGCAATGCCCTTCCTCAAGGCAGCAGCAGTATCCGAAGCGGCTGTAGTAGAATTAACAGAGATATTAATAGCCGAAATCACCACTGTATTATTTTGTACGGACAACAACAGCTTGTATGATTTAAAGCATTGTCAAAGTTTATACCGGATTTAATTAAGATCAAGCTACCTGAATTTGGTTTTGTGCTAATAACTAATAACTGGGCGCAGGCCCTGCGCCCCTACTAACTAATAACTAATGAACAATTTTATTAAACAAACCTTAGCAAGTCTAGTTGGCAGTTTAATGGGACTGACTATTTTTTCTGGAGTCAGTACACTGGGTTTCTTATTAATATTGATTGCAGTGGCTAGTTCCCAAAGTTCAGCCCCAACAGTTAAAGATAAGTCAGTGTTAGTTTTTGACTTGTCTATGAAAATTACCGATAGTGAACCTGATTCTGGTCAATTATTG
The window above is part of the Dolichospermum sp. DET69 genome. Proteins encoded here:
- a CDS encoding DUF2555 domain-containing protein encodes the protein MKTLSISKTEISAMTTTEVRDLATRLELDNYSNAFEGLNDWHLLRAIAFQRPELVEAYIHLLDLEAYDEA
- a CDS encoding type 2 isopentenyl-diphosphate Delta-isomerase; this translates as MNPPINTSAQTQNRKADHIRICLEDNVQSPEITTGLEKYRFTHVCLPELDGKDIDVSTTFLEKHLNAPLLISSMTGGTEQAGIINRRLAEVAQKYKLAMGVGSVRVAVEKPQVADTFAVRKYAPDILLFANLGAVQLNYQYGIDECLRIIDITEADALILHINPLQEFIQPRGDTNFLGLLDKIQDLCIKLPVPVIAKEVGNGISATMAEKLIAAGVQAIDVAGAGGTSWALVEGERAETSLQRRLGQTFGDWGIPTADCITSIRTHDPNIPLIASGGLRHGLDVAKAIALGADIAGLAMPFLKAAAVSEAAVVELTEILIAEITTVLFCTDNNSLYDLKHCQSLYRI
- the purE gene encoding 5-(carboxyamino)imidazole ribonucleotide mutase, whose translation is MSLEIGIIMGSDSDLPTMKDAIAICEEFGIVCEVAIVSAHRTPERMVEYAKTAHQRGIKVIIAGAGGAAHLPGMVASLTPLPVIGVPVATRNLQGVDSLYSIVQMPAGIPVATVAIGNAKNAGLLAVQILATYQPELLQKVQAYRQSLCNMVMEKQIKLDQLGYEQYLQQ
- the nagA gene encoding N-acetylglucosamine-6-phosphate deacetylase, whose product is MTKITPMLANVDIINAKVPGYQDLQRILVNQEGIIEQIMPMNTAWGKFVPQELQVSDVAGDWISLGGVDLQINGGLGLAFPELTAENSYMLPKISSFLWEAGVDGYLPTLVTTSIENIQRSLAILANYTPNSDTSAQILGVHLEGPFLNYYKRGAHPAEYLLPLTLDQVKRVLGDYAHLVKVITLAPELDSTGKVIPYLRSLGITVSLGHSQATAAEAQAAFAQGATMITHAFNAMPPLHHREPGLLGAAMNDPHVFCAFIADGQHVDPMILKILLRASEGLFIVSDALAPLGLPDGIYPWDNRQIEVINGTARLQDGTLTGTTLPLLVGVQNLVKWGICDVETAISLATDAPRQAINLPIFAANQPAHLLRWKWDEVSKELTWKRL
- a CDS encoding alpha/beta hydrolase, with the protein product MTQTLDFIRVSPPTGQAPDALIVTLHGWGANAQDVASLIPHVNLPEYEFLLPNAPYPYPHGDMGRAWYDLRAENMYDGLTESKQLLIDWLKSLESNTGVPLSRTILSGFSQGGAMTLDVGLSLPLAGLVVMSGYLHPAVATLNQGNFPPTLIMHGTQDEVVPLQAAIKSRDVAKSLGVAVEYHEFAMGHEINLQMLEVLRTFVINTIG